The Brassica napus cultivar Da-Ae chromosome C7, Da-Ae, whole genome shotgun sequence genomic interval acataaacaaatttaaCCGAATTAAACCGGATAATCCATGGTCTACAAGTTAGGAGACTGTTTCCTCTGGAAGTTGCTGATACGGCGAGGTTCTTGCCGGTAACCATGAAGAGTGACTTCCTCACTTCCACAACTCACCTCCACCCTTCAATCTCTCTTCCCAAAATGCCCTCAAGAAATTCAAGAACAACGATAAAGTGCTCATCTTCACCCGGAGTCCGACCCGACCCGTGGTCACTCAGCGACGGCAACCCGGAGAGACCAAAGCCGAGATACGAGAGGCCGAAACACCCGTTATCCGACGACGACGCGAGGAGAATCATAAAGAAGAAAGCGCAGTACCTCAGCGCGCTGAGGAGGAACCAAGGCTCTCACGCCATGACTCCCAAGTGGATTAAGCGCACCCCTGAGCAGATGGTTCAGTATCTGGAGGATGATAGGAACGGGCAGATGTACGGGAAGCACGTGGTGGCTGCGATCAAGAAAGTGAGAGGCTTGTCtcagaggagagaagaaggtAGTGGAGCTGATATGAGAGTGGTGATGGGTAGCTTCGTCGCGAAGCTGACTTTTAGAGATATGTGCGTTGTTCTGAAAGAGCAGAGAGGGTGGAGACAAGTCAGAGACTTCTTCGCTTGGATGAAACTTCAGGTTCTCTTCTTAAAGTTCCAGCCTTTGCTTTTGTTCTGTTATAGAATTGGTCTGATTCGGACAAGCAAAGTTAACTGAGTTTGTCTGAACTTTCAGTCTTTAGATTCAGATTAATGAATGTCTGGGTTGTTCTGTTATAGAATTGTTCTGCTTCAGACAAGCAACGTTAACTGAGTAGTTTTGTCTTAACTTTAATCTTCAGATTTAGATTAATGAATGTCTGAAGCAGACCAATTCTCTTCCTCTTGTTAAAAGTTTGAACCTTTGCTCTGTTCTGTTATAGAATTGTTCTGCTTCAGACAAGCAAAGTTAAATGAGCTGTTTTGTCTTAACTCTAGTCTTGAGATTTAGATTAATAAATGTCACCAATTCTGTTCCTCTTGTTAAAGTCCCAACCTTTGCTTTGTTCTGTTGAAGAATTGGTCTGCTTCTGACAAGCAAAGTTAACTGAGTTGTTTGTCTTAACTTTTAGTCTTCAGAATTAGATTAATGAATGTCTGAAGTAGACCAATTCTGGTGGGAGCTTTAACAAGAGGAACAGAATTTGTCTGCTTCAGAAAAGCAAAGTTAACTGAGTTGTTTTGTCTTAACTTCAGTCTTGATTTTGTGGTGATAGATTTTTGTGTCAACAGTTAAGCTACCGTCCAAGTGTAGTCGTCTACACGATTGTTCTTCGTCTCTACGGACAAGTCGGGAAGATAAAGCTAGCTGAGGAAACGTTTCTGGAGATGCTCGAAGTGGGATGTGAACCAGACGCAGTAGCTTGCGGTACAATGCTGTGTACATACGCTAGATGGGGACGCCATAGCGCTATGTTAACGTTCTACAAAGCCGTTAGAGAAAGGAGAATCATCCTCTCCACTTCTGTCTATAATTTCATGCTCTCATCTCTTCAGAAGAAGTCGCTTCACGATAAAGTGATAGACTTATGGCTAGAGATGGTCGAGGAAGGTGTGCCGCCGACTGAGTTCACTTATACGTTAGTTGTGAGCTCATACGCCAAACAAGGCTTCAACGAGGATGCGTTGCAGGCGTTTGGTGAGATGAAGAGCTTAGGTTTTGTCCCAGAGGAAGTAACTTACAGCTCGGTTATCAGCTTAAGCGTGAAGGCTGGTGATTGGGATGGGGCTGTTGGACTGTACGAGGATATGAGATCTAAAGGAATCACTCCGAGTAACTATACATGTGCTTCTATGTTGAGTTTGTATTACAAAACTGAGGATTATCCGAAAGCGCTTGCTCTCTTTGCAGACATGGAGAGGTTTAAAATACCAGCTGATGAGGTCATCCGCGGGCTGATCATCAGAATCTACGGGAAGCTCGGACTCTTCCATGATGCAGAGACGATATTTGAAGAGACTAAACGCCGGAACATACTCTCTGATGAGAAAACGTATCTGGCAATGTCTCAGGTTCATTTGAATTCAGGAAACGTCGCCAAAGCGTTAGATGTGATTGAGATGATGAAGACCAGAGATATTCCCATTTCTAGGTTTGCCTATATTGTCATGTTACAGTGTTACGCTAAGATACAGAACGTAGACTCTGCTGAGGATGCGTTTCGAGGTTTATCGAAGACTGGACTACTTCCTGATGCTAGTTCTTGTAACGACATGCTCAATTTGTATACTAGGCTCAATTTAGGAGAGAAGGCTAAGGGCTTTATCAAGCAGATTGTAGCTGATCAAGTGCAGTTTGATATAGAGCTTTACAAGACGGTTATGAGAGTGTATTGCAAGGAGGGAATGGTGGCTGAAGCTCAAGAGATGGTTGAGAAAATGAGTAGAGAGGCTGTGGTTAAGGATAACAGATTTGTACAAACACTTGCAGAAGCTATGCATAGTGAAAGAGCTAAAGATAAACACGAAGCAGTTATAAACGTGAGTCGACTTGATGTCACAGCTCTTGGAATGGTGCTCAATTTGCGACTAAAAGAAGAAAACGTCAATGAGACTAAAGCAATATTGAATCTAATGTTCAAGACTGATCTTGGTTCAGCAGCTGTAAATCGAATTATAAATAGCTTTGTGAGAGAAGGTATGAATAAAACATTAATCTGTGTTTGTTAAATTACGTTTGTTGAAGATTTAACTTCAATTTTTGTATATGCAGGTGATACATCTAAAGCAGATCTTCTTGCGGATTTGATTATCAGACTAGGACTCAGTATAGAGGAGGAAACAACTGCGGCTTTGATCGCTGTATATGGGAGACAGCATAagcttaaagaagcaaaacgGCTTTACCTTGCAGCAGGAGAGTCTAAAACTCAGGGCAAATCTGTTATCAACTCAATGATTGATGCTTACGTCAGATGTGGCTGGCTTGAAGCTGCGTATGGACTCTTCATGGGATCAGCAGAAAAGGGCTCTGACCCTAGTCCTGTTACCATCAGCATACTTGTGAATGCCTTAACAAACCGAGGTATGTCACATACAAAATTGCAATCTTTCCTTCCCAAAGAACTTCACTTATAACAAATGTTTTGTATTCTTTTAACCAgtgttaaaatgttttgtaagaaAACTGTATGATCTCAATTGTAGGGAAACACAGAGAAGCAGAAGATATATCAAATACCTGCCTTGAGAAAAACATGGAGCTTGACACTGTGGGATATAATACACTTATCAAGGCAATGCTAGAAGCAGGTAGAATAGattctttattaattttaagttgAATTATTATGTGATTTAGGGAGCCAGCACTAAAATATATGTTGTCACAGGTAAACTGAAGTGTGCATCTGAAATTTACGAGAGGATGTGTAACTCAGGTGTTCCTTGTTCGATTCAGACCTACAACACAATGCTCAGGTAAAAAAAGCACTAGATTTTTTGCCTTTCTTTATGTTTAAGATTCTTGCACGTTGGTTGTCCTGTAATATTTCAAGCCATCTTGGTGTGTTTGATGCAGTGTGTACGGGAGAGGTCTGCAGGTGGACAAAGCAGTTGAGGTTTTTAACAGTGCTCGCCGGTCTGGATTGTATTTGGACGAGAAAAtatacacaaatatgattatgCATTATGGGAAGGCTGGTATGTATGTAACATTGACTGGTTTTGATTCTGGTTAGTAACAGTGACAAATCAAACTTTCTCTTGCTGTTCCAGGGAAGATGAGTGAGGCATTGGCGTTGTTCAGTGAAATGCAGAAGAAAGGGATTAAACCTGGAACGGTAGGTTTTATCCACTGGCTTAACATTGTTAGATATTTCTTAAATCTAGTGATCTAACAATGGATATTGTCAATGCCTATTTGCAGACTAGTTACAACATGCTGGTAAAAATATGTGCAACCAGAGGACTCCATCACGAGGTTGATAAACTTTTGCAAGCAATGGAGAGAAATGGCCACTTTACCGACAACTCATCCACATACCTCTCCTTGATTCAAGCCTACGCCGAGAGTTCACAGTACGAAGAAGCAGAGAAAATCATAACTCTCATGCAAGAGAAATGCATTACACTTTCTCAAAGCCATTTCAGTCCATTACTCTACGCTTTTGTCAAAGCTGGAATGATGGATGAGGCGGAAAGGATCTACAGCAAGATGTCTGAAGCTGGTATAAGTCCAGACAGCGCTTGCAGGCGCGCGATCCTAAAGGGATACATGAACTGTGGTGATGCCGAGAAGGGAATATTGTTGTATGAGAAAATGATGAGAAACTCGGTGGAAGATGACAGACTTGTTATTAGAGTTGTCCAAGATCTGTATAAAGTTATAGGTAAAGAACAATAGTTTCTGTAAGCCATTTTTCTTGAATTAGGTGTATCAAGTTTGTGTATAAAGTTTTGAACTGGGACCTATATAGCTTTACTTATAGGCTAACGCCATCGTTTTAAATATCGGTCTAGGTGGTGCCAACGCGATTCTAGTAAAAATGATTTTCTAAAAATCcgatttatttattcaaatcattttttcagTTCTAAATTTAGTTTAAATCATTCTAAATTAGTTCAAATCTGTTAAATtaaattcaaaactaaaatattttataaaaatgtaaaaaatatataaagtaaattaaTAATTTGCTAACATACAAGTCTCGTCAAGGATTATTCGTAATAATCTGTCTAATCAATAGTCTTTTACAAAAGCAAGTATTGGAAGAATGGATCTTTTATGGAGTGTGGGCTTGGCTCAAAACCTTCTTTGCTTAGAGAAGTATCCTCTATGGTCGAGAGCTATTGGAAAAAGGTCTGCTGAAAAGAGTTGGATTATGGGGCCTCTTCCTAGACCTCCAATGTACCGTATAGATGCTCACGTGGACCTCACGCTTATGGTTTCAGACCTTCTGATTCCAAACTCAAATGTGTGGGATGTGTCACAGGTGAGAAGTCTGTTTGTAGCTGAAGATGCCAACAGCATTTTGAATTATGAGAGTGGAAAGACACCAACCTGATGTTCTCTTGTGGGGTTTCACTAGTCACGGAACCTACTCCTCTCAATCTGGCTACGAACTGACAGAGACCATCACAAACTTGAATCCCCCTCACCACAGCGGCCTTCCTCCCGTGGAAAAAATGTTGTGGAGAAGTATATGGAAACTTCAAACGACACCTAAGATACGACACTTTGTGTGAAGGGCACTAGCTGGAGCATTAGCAGTCTCTGACCAACTAAGATCACGTGGTATACAGATTGATACTACATGTAAGTCGTGTGGAGTGAGGGCGTGAAACGATATGTCATACCCTATTCTCTTGTGCAGCAGCTCAAG includes:
- the LOC106382241 gene encoding pentatricopeptide repeat-containing protein At5g27270 — protein: MKSDFLTSTTHLHPSISLPKMPSRNSRTTIKCSSSPGVRPDPWSLSDGNPERPKPRYERPKHPLSDDDARRIIKKKAQYLSALRRNQGSHAMTPKWIKRTPEQMVQYLEDDRNGQMYGKHVVAAIKKVRGLSQRREEGSGADMRVVMGSFVAKLTFRDMCVVLKEQRGWRQVRDFFAWMKLQLSYRPSVVVYTIVLRLYGQVGKIKLAEETFLEMLEVGCEPDAVACGTMLCTYARWGRHSAMLTFYKAVRERRIILSTSVYNFMLSSLQKKSLHDKVIDLWLEMVEEGVPPTEFTYTLVVSSYAKQGFNEDALQAFGEMKSLGFVPEEVTYSSVISLSVKAGDWDGAVGLYEDMRSKGITPSNYTCASMLSLYYKTEDYPKALALFADMERFKIPADEVIRGLIIRIYGKLGLFHDAETIFEETKRRNILSDEKTYLAMSQVHLNSGNVAKALDVIEMMKTRDIPISRFAYIVMLQCYAKIQNVDSAEDAFRGLSKTGLLPDASSCNDMLNLYTRLNLGEKAKGFIKQIVADQVQFDIELYKTVMRVYCKEGMVAEAQEMVEKMSREAVVKDNRFVQTLAEAMHSERAKDKHEAVINVSRLDVTALGMVLNLRLKEENVNETKAILNLMFKTDLGSAAVNRIINSFVREGDTSKADLLADLIIRLGLSIEEETTAALIAVYGRQHKLKEAKRLYLAAGESKTQGKSVINSMIDAYVRCGWLEAAYGLFMGSAEKGSDPSPVTISILVNALTNRGKHREAEDISNTCLEKNMELDTVGYNTLIKAMLEAGKLKCASEIYERMCNSGVPCSIQTYNTMLSVYGRGLQVDKAVEVFNSARRSGLYLDEKIYTNMIMHYGKAGKMSEALALFSEMQKKGIKPGTTSYNMLVKICATRGLHHEVDKLLQAMERNGHFTDNSSTYLSLIQAYAESSQYEEAEKIITLMQEKCITLSQSHFSPLLYAFVKAGMMDEAERIYSKMSEAGISPDSACRRAILKGYMNCGDAEKGILLYEKMMRNSVEDDRLVIRVVQDLYKVIGKEQ